A stretch of Brassica napus cultivar Da-Ae chromosome C6, Da-Ae, whole genome shotgun sequence DNA encodes these proteins:
- the LOC106425667 gene encoding nuclear/nucleolar GTPase 2 yields MVKKEKKANVSGKPKHSLDANRADGKKKTTEGRTSATVRRLKMYKTRPRRTPGGKILSNEYQSKELPDTRIQPDRRWFGNTRVVNQKELEYFREEMKTKMSSNYNVILKERKLPMSLLTDNKKQTRVHLLDMEPFQNTFGKKTTRKRPKLVASDYEALVKKAADSQDAFEELNGAGPSGEGGEEEDGFRDLVRHTMFEKGQSKRIWGELYKVIDSSDVVVQVLDARDPQGTRCHHLEKTLKEHHKHKHMILLLNKCDLVPAWATKGWLRILSKEYPTLAFHASVNKSFGKGSLLSVLRQFARLKSDKQAVSVGFVGYPNVGKSSVINTLRTKNVCKVAPIPGETKVWQYITLTKRIFLIDCPGVVYQSHDSETDIVLKGVVRVTNLEDASEHIGEVLRRVKKEHLQRAYKIKDWEDDHDFLLQLCKASGKLLKGGEPDLMTGAKMILHDWQRGRIPFFVPPPKTEDKASEVEAEVTVPGIDQETIADNNQATAALEAIAGIMSSQQQKDVPVQRDFFDEKDLEGDDKAKGSTETDEENGTNAPEDEDMVSEDGEESDNDSDEDLESENEEENESDSAE; encoded by the exons atggtgaagaaggagaagaaagctaATGTTTCCGGCAAACCCAAGCATTCGCTCGACGCGAATCGTGCCGATGGGAAGAAGAAAACCACCGAGGGGCGTACTTCCGCCACAGTCCGCCGTCTCAAAATGTACAAAACGAGGCCGAGGAGAACCCCCGGCGGTAAAATCCTCAGCAACGAGTATCAATCGAAAGAATTGCCGGACACGCGAATCCAACCCGATCGGAGATGGTTTG GGAACACGCGTGTCGTGAATCAGAAGGAGCTTGAGTACTTTAGAGAAGAGATGAAAACTAAGATGTCGAGTAACTACAATGTGATTTTGAAGGAGAGGAAGTTGCCTATGTCTCTTTTGACTGATAACAAGAAG CAAACGAGAGTTCACCTACTCGATATGGAGCCGTTTCAAAACACCTTTGGTAAGAAGACAACGAGGAAGCGTCCCAAGCTTGTAGCTTCTGATTACGAAGCCTTGGTGAAGAAGGCAGCTGATTCTCAGG ATGCGTTTGAGGAGTTGAATGGGGCAGGTCCTTCTGGTGAaggaggagaagaggaagacgGGTTTAGAGACCTTGTTAGGCATACTATGTTTGAGAAAGGACAGAGTAAGCGTATCTGGGGTGAGCTCTACAAAGTCATAGACTCCTCTGATGTTGTTGTCCAG GTTTTAGATGCTAGGGATCCACAAGGTACTAGGTGTCATCATTTAGAGAAAACTCTGAAAGAGCATCACAAGCATAAACACATGATTCTATTGTTGAACAAG TGTGATCTTGTGCCGGCTTGGGCTACGAAAGGATGGTTGAGAATATTGTCAAAGGAGTATCCAACTCTAGCATTCCATGCAAGCGTTAACAAGTCATTCGGAAAg GGGTCTCTTCTCTCGGTTTTAAGGCAGTTTGCTCGTCTGAAAAGTGACAAGCAAGCCGTATCCGTTGGATTCGTCGGGTATCCAAATGTTGGGAAATCATCAGTTATCAACACATTGCGTACCAAAAAT GTTTGCAAGGTTGCTCCAATTCCAGGGGAGACAAAGGTTTGGCAATACATCACACTCACCAAGAGGATTTTCTTGATTGATTGTCCTGGAGTTGTATACCAGAGCCATGATTCTGAAACAGATATCGTCCTCAAGGGAGTG GTAAGAGTTACAAACCTGGAAGATGCATCTGAGCACATTGGAGAAGTCCTGAGGCGTGTCAAGAAGGAGCACTTGCAGAGAGCCTATAAAATCAAGGACTG GGAGGATGATCATGACTTTCTTCTTCAGCTATGCAAAGCGTCTGGCAAACTTTTAAAG GGTGGAGAGCCTGATTTGATGACAGGAGCAAAGATGATACTCCATGACTGGCAAAGAGGTCGCATACCATTCTTTGTACCACCTCCTAAGACAGAGGACAAGGCTTCAGAAGTAGAAGCAGAAGTCACAGTGCCAGGTATAGACCAGGAAACTATTGCTGATAACAATCAAGCAACTGCTGCATTGGAAGCTATCGCTGGCATCATGTCTTCCCAACAACAGAAGGATGTTCCTGTCCAACGGGATTTCTTCGACGAGAAAGACCTCGAGGGTGATGATAAAGCGAAGGGGTCGACTGAAACAGACGAGGAAAATGGAACAAATGCTCCAGAAGATGAGGACATGGTCTCAGAAGATGGAGAGGAAAGTGACAATGATTCAGATGAGGATCTGGAGTCggaaaatgaagaagagaacGAGTCAGACTCTGCCGAGTAA